One window of Mesorhizobium sp. PAMC28654 genomic DNA carries:
- a CDS encoding LLM class flavin-dependent oxidoreductase, with product MTAAPRQMKLGAFLWATGHHIAAWRHPESHVRAGIDIDHYVRLARTAEAAKFDMIFCEDAAGLREANVGIASQTSRSIGFEPISLLSALAVQTSRIGLVSTASTSYNEPYGLARTFLSLDHLSGGRAGWNLVTSASPIEAANFGSTGLKPHADRYERAREFAEVVTGLWHGKLGGASGHDGQSFSLRDPLDLPRSPQGAPVMVQAGASDVGRDLAARTADVVFTAAQTFEEAKAFYDNLKGRLAAYGREPDDIKIMPGVAPVVAETAAEAQEKYEELQELIPDDVGVALLSSYLSISDLGRYPIDGPMPELPETEGMKSRQALVIEQSRRDNLSIRQLARHFAGARGHWRIVGTAAQVADELQARFEGGAADGFNVMPSWFPGELDAFATLVVPELQRRGLFRRDYEGRTLRDHLGLKRPV from the coding sequence ATGACCGCCGCTCCCCGCCAGATGAAGCTCGGCGCCTTCCTGTGGGCGACAGGCCACCACATTGCGGCCTGGCGCCACCCCGAATCGCATGTGAGGGCCGGCATAGACATCGACCACTACGTCCGGCTGGCACGCACGGCGGAAGCGGCGAAGTTCGACATGATCTTCTGCGAGGATGCCGCCGGCCTGCGCGAAGCCAATGTCGGCATCGCCAGCCAGACGTCGCGCTCGATCGGCTTCGAACCAATCAGCCTGCTGTCGGCGCTGGCCGTCCAGACCAGCCGCATCGGTCTCGTTTCAACGGCGTCGACAAGCTACAATGAGCCTTATGGGCTGGCGCGGACCTTCCTGTCGCTCGATCATCTGAGTGGTGGCCGGGCCGGCTGGAACCTGGTCACATCAGCCAGTCCCATCGAGGCCGCCAATTTCGGCTCGACCGGCCTCAAGCCCCATGCCGACCGCTATGAGCGGGCGCGTGAGTTCGCCGAGGTGGTGACCGGGCTTTGGCACGGCAAGCTCGGCGGCGCCTCCGGTCACGACGGCCAGAGCTTTTCGCTTCGCGACCCACTCGACTTGCCGCGTTCGCCCCAGGGCGCACCGGTCATGGTACAGGCCGGTGCCTCGGATGTCGGGCGCGACCTTGCCGCCCGCACCGCCGATGTCGTGTTCACCGCCGCGCAGACATTCGAAGAAGCGAAGGCCTTCTACGACAATCTGAAGGGGCGTCTGGCCGCGTATGGGCGCGAGCCCGACGACATCAAGATCATGCCCGGCGTCGCCCCCGTTGTGGCGGAAACCGCGGCTGAGGCTCAGGAAAAATACGAGGAGTTGCAGGAGCTGATTCCCGACGATGTCGGCGTTGCCCTGCTGTCCAGCTATCTCAGCATCTCCGATCTGGGACGCTATCCGATCGACGGGCCGATGCCGGAGTTGCCAGAGACCGAGGGTATGAAGAGTCGCCAAGCACTGGTCATCGAGCAGTCGCGCCGCGACAACCTTTCCATCCGCCAGCTTGCGCGGCATTTCGCCGGCGCGCGGGGCCATTGGCGCATCGTCGGAACGGCGGCGCAGGTCGCCGACGAGTTGCAGGCGCGGTTCGAAGGCGGTGCTGCCGACGGATTCAACGTCATGCCCTCCTGGTTCCCCGGCGAACTCGATGCCTTCGCCACGCTCGTCGTGCCGGAACTTCAGCGGCGGGGCCTGTTCCGCCGGGATTATGAAGGCCGTACGCTGCGCGACCATCTCGGCTTGAAACGACCCGTATGA
- the xdhC gene encoding xanthine dehydrogenase accessory protein XdhC yields the protein MNSKVQSLKAFLASAGRVALVEVAGTKGSTPREKGAFMLVSASAILGTIGGGQLEYMALDKARQMVAPSVRPGSVSRLQTSSRIEVDEVCATLDVPLGPEIGQCCGGRVEVLIRLVDAALEAELIQTAEAEEADLPHVYIFGGGHVGQALASTIALLPVHGVVIETRAEAMEGMPETVETRLTAMPEAMVRDAPAGTAFAILTHDHALDFLIVAEALKRDDTAYVGMIGSKTKKATFRNWFLKSADGTEAEFARLVSPIGGDAVKDKRPPVIAALAAAEIMTALVTHAAISNAGQHAPHDKVMAG from the coding sequence ATGAACTCGAAAGTGCAAAGCCTGAAAGCCTTTCTTGCCAGCGCCGGCCGGGTCGCCCTGGTCGAAGTGGCCGGCACCAAAGGCTCGACGCCGCGCGAGAAGGGCGCCTTCATGCTTGTCTCGGCATCGGCGATTCTTGGCACGATCGGCGGCGGTCAGCTCGAATACATGGCCCTCGACAAGGCTCGGCAGATGGTAGCGCCGTCCGTCCGTCCTGGGTCGGTCAGCCGCCTTCAAACGAGTTCCCGCATCGAGGTCGATGAGGTCTGCGCTACACTCGACGTGCCACTAGGCCCGGAGATCGGCCAATGCTGCGGCGGTCGGGTAGAGGTGCTGATCCGGCTGGTGGATGCCGCGCTCGAGGCCGAACTGATCCAGACGGCGGAAGCCGAAGAAGCTGATCTGCCGCATGTCTACATTTTCGGCGGCGGACATGTCGGCCAGGCGCTGGCATCGACGATTGCGCTTCTTCCCGTGCACGGTGTCGTCATCGAGACGCGGGCCGAGGCGATGGAAGGCATGCCGGAAACCGTCGAGACGCGACTGACGGCGATGCCGGAAGCGATGGTGCGCGATGCTCCAGCCGGCACCGCCTTCGCCATCCTCACCCACGACCACGCGCTCGATTTCCTGATCGTCGCCGAAGCACTGAAGCGCGACGACACCGCCTATGTCGGCATGATCGGCTCGAAGACCAAGAAAGCGACGTTCAGGAACTGGTTCCTGAAATCCGCGGACGGCACGGAAGCTGAATTTGCCCGCCTCGTCTCACCGATCGGCGGCGATGCCGTTAAAGACAAGCGCCCACCCGTCATCGCCGCTCTCGCGGCCGCCGAGATCATGACCGCGCTGGTCACCCATGCCGCAATCTCCAATGCCGGCCAACATGCTCCGCATGACAAGGTTATGGCCGGCTAG
- a CDS encoding PhzF family phenazine biosynthesis protein: MDVLKIAAFSDGSAGGNPAGVLIGDVLPDAAEMQGIAAQVGFSETAFAAPDGNNWRVRYFSPESEVPFCGHATIALGAALVRQFGDGIFPLTLNQASITVEGFRDGANVAAALQSPPTRSRPAPPELTTEALALFGYAPGDLDPAIPPALIHGGADHLVLALKSREALAAMRYDLKAGQAFMRREGLVTVLLAYAETLRLFHTRNPFASGGVYEDPATGASTAAFAGYLRDIGWPHGGAVDVVQGEDMGMRSRLHADIPPERGTSIRVSGTARMMEEA, encoded by the coding sequence ATGGACGTTTTGAAAATTGCAGCCTTTTCGGATGGTAGTGCCGGCGGCAATCCTGCTGGAGTCCTGATCGGCGATGTCTTGCCCGATGCCGCCGAAATGCAGGGCATCGCGGCCCAGGTGGGTTTTTCGGAAACCGCTTTTGCCGCACCCGATGGGAACAACTGGCGGGTCCGCTATTTCTCGCCGGAATCCGAGGTGCCCTTTTGCGGTCACGCCACCATAGCTCTTGGTGCGGCGTTGGTCCGGCAATTCGGTGACGGAATTTTCCCGCTGACCCTCAACCAGGCGAGCATCACCGTCGAAGGGTTCCGCGATGGCGCCAATGTCGCCGCCGCTCTGCAGTCGCCGCCAACACGCAGCAGGCCGGCTCCGCCGGAGCTGACTACCGAGGCGCTGGCGCTGTTCGGCTATGCGCCCGGCGATCTCGATCCGGCCATTCCGCCGGCCTTGATCCATGGCGGCGCGGACCACCTTGTTCTGGCCCTCAAATCGCGCGAGGCGCTGGCCGCCATGCGCTACGATCTGAAGGCCGGCCAGGCCTTCATGCGGCGGGAAGGGCTGGTGACGGTCCTGCTTGCCTATGCCGAAACGCTGCGATTGTTCCATACGCGCAATCCGTTTGCGTCCGGCGGTGTCTACGAGGATCCGGCGACAGGCGCCTCCACGGCGGCATTCGCGGGCTATCTGCGCGACATTGGCTGGCCGCATGGCGGCGCTGTCGATGTCGTTCAGGGCGAAGACATGGGCATGCGTTCGCGCTTGCATGCCGACATTCCGCCGGAGAGGGGGACTTCTATCAGGGTCTCGGGTACTGCGCGGATGATGGAAGAAGCGTAG